A window of the Lactuca sativa cultivar Salinas chromosome 5, Lsat_Salinas_v11, whole genome shotgun sequence genome harbors these coding sequences:
- the LOC111880956 gene encoding uncharacterized protein LOC111880956, giving the protein MAKKSKSPSPSSSKNDEEDEEEEIHHVSPRGNTPPRSPTPTEPPHEKLPIPPPSPKQRIPISVAPVPPPTTSQTTTSIPPPPPVTTIPISITPIPSLIISQSTSTTIPQPKVGVNISDTGATTETEPPVTSKPISPSPSTDSDPTLGGATDEFDSIYYSPYTLPTNDDDEAPSIDEKLDNLLYANKSYNDTSAAKVNAFVDSLSKCIQAEQTKFEVVHSSIQAENTSLISSVNFQFESLNVALAKESSLKEDLARQASTIEVQKVQLAQAEKEISLLKTERVFFHSCVGDIKDMLTSLLGAHDPILTLTIRNHLTSKLLLALALLHETKGVSEKFISPKQGGEGAQPKVTVKTEIESPQPKVDVTTKPKGNEASGSGSQAKGIDNDSTEEEEEETITEALKRKKNRELDEALRIAREAEERERRNKEEEKP; this is encoded by the exons ATGGCGAAGAAATCTAAGAGTCCCTCTCCTTCCAGTTCAAAAAACGATGaggaggatgaagaagaggaaaTTCATCATGTATCACCGAGAGGTAACACCCCTCCCCGATCTCCCACTCCAACCGAACCTCCTCATGAAAAACTTCCAATACCACCTCCATCACCGAAACAAAGAATTCCTATTTCAGTTGCTCCTGTTCCCCCACCTACCACATCTCAAACAACAACttcgataccaccacctccacctgtTACTACCATTCCCATTTCTATTACTCCAATCCCTTCGCTTATTATTTCCCAATCAACTTCGACTACTATCCCACAACCGAAAGTAGGAgtcaacatatctgatacgggggcgaCTACTGAGACCGAACCTCCAGTTACTTCCAAACCAATTTCACCCTCACCTTCAACCGATTCGGATCCCACGCTCGGTGGTGCTACTGATGAGTTTGATTCGATCTACTATAGTCCCTATACGCTTCCAACAAATGATGATGACGAAGCTcca AGCATTGACGAGAAACTCGATAACCTGCTTTATGCCAACAAGTCCTATAATGATACAAGTGCAGCCAAGGTGAATGCCTTTGTGGATTCCTTATCCAAGTGTATTCAAGCGGAGCAAACAAAATTTGAAGTTGTTCACTCTTCAATACAAGCAGAGAACACTTCACTTATAAGTTCTGTGAACTTTCAGTTTGAATCTCTTAATGTTGCTTTAGCAAAGGAGAGTTCTCTAAAGGAAGATCTCGCACGTCAAGCCTCAACAATTGAAGTTCAAAAGGTGCAGCTCGCTCAAGCTGAAAAGGAAATTTCCTTGTTGAAGACGGAGAGGGTTTTCTTTCATAGCTGTGTTGGGGATATCAAGGATATGCTAACCAGTCTCCTTGGTGCTCATGATCCTATCCTTACTTTGACTATAAGGAATCATCTCACTTCAAAACTTCTTCTTGCCCTTGCATTGTTACACGAGACGAAGGGTGTTTCGGAgaaattcatatctccaaaacaagggggagagggtGCTCAACCGAAAGTTACTGTGAAGACTGAAATCGAATCTCCTCAACCGAAAGTCGATGTTACAACCAAACCGAAGGGTAACGAAGCTTCGGGTTCTGGTTCTCAAGCCAAGGGGATTGATAATGATAGtactgaagaagaagaagaagaaactatTACTGAGGCCCTTAAACGAAAGAAGAACAGAGAGTTGGATGAAGCCTTGAGAATTGCAAGGGAGGCTGAGGAAAGGGAAAGGAGGAACAAGGAAGAAGAAAAGCCTTAA